The Malus domestica chromosome 10, GDT2T_hap1 genome contains a region encoding:
- the LOC103449813 gene encoding protein CASP, whose translation MEAPPQGGSDRDKSKSSSSPISVVSNFWKDFDLEKEKSVLDEQGLRIAENQENSQKNRRKLAESTRDFKKASPEDKLNLFNSLLRGYQEEVDNLTKRAKFGENAFLNIYQKLYEAPDPYLALASSAEQDVKLSELESENRKMKVELEEFRTEATHLKNQQATIRRLEERNRQLEQQMEDKVKEIVEIKQRSFAEENQKMLEVIKEREQLLQDQLRQAKDSVFNMQKLHELAQSQLFDLRAQSDEDRATKQSEVNLLMDEVERAQTRLLSLEREKGLLRSKLQTANDDTENKKSDVDSTSVLENSLIAKEKMIAELNMELHNIETTLSNEREEHLNEIKKLNALLIQKDTALEEMKKELQARPTTKLVDDLRKKVKILQAVGYNSIEAEDWEVATSGEEMSKMESLLLDKNRKMEHELTQLKVKLSEKASLLEKADGKIAELTVKVNEQQKLIQKLEDDILKGYGSKDKKGTLFDDWDLSEARSTETSENVDQKHGSSDQDQSSMLKVICNQRDRFRTRLRETEEEIRHLKEKIGALTVELEKTKADNVKLYGKIRYVQDYSLEKVVSRGSKKPAEDLESGFSSDVESKYKKIYEDDINPFAAFSKKERDQRYKELGFRDRITLSSGRFLLGNKYARTFAFFYTIGLHILVFTCLYRMSALSYLSNGQEDVIIGDKQLNLPRAI comes from the exons ATGGAGGCTCCTCCGCAAGGTGGATCCGACAGGGACAAATCCAAGTCCTCCTCCTCTCCCATCTCCGTCGTCTCCAATTTCTGGAAAG ATTTTGATTTGGAGAAGGAAAAAAGTGTCCTGGATGAGCAAGGGCTTAGGATAGCTGAAAATCAGGAAAACAGCCAGAAGAACAGACGGAAGCTTGCGGAGAGCACTAGAG ATTTTAAGAAAGCATCACCGGAAGACAAGCTAAATCTCTTTAATTCATTACTGAGAGGTTACCAAGAGGAAGTTGATAATCTTACCAAGAGAGCGAAATTTGGAGAGAATGCTTTTCTTAACATCTATCAAAAACTTTACGAGGCTCCAGATCCTTATCTGGCGCTTGCTTCAAGTGCT GAGCAAGATGTGAAATTGTCTGAACTAGAATCTGAGAATAGGAAAATGAAAGTTGAGCTTGAAGAATTCAGGACAGAAGCAACTCATTTGAAGAATCAACAGGCAACAATAAGAAGACTTGAAGAGCGTAACCGCCAGTTAGAGCAACAG ATGGAGGATAAAGTTAAAGAAATTGTGGAGATCAAGCAACGCAGTTTTGCGGAAGAGAACCAGAAAATGCTTGAGGTCATAAAAGAAAG AGAGCAATTGTTGCAAGATCAATTACGACAAGCTAAAGACAGTGTTTTCAATATGCAGAAATTACACGAGCTTGCTCAAAGTCAATTGTTCGACCTTCGTGCTCAATCAG ATGAAGACAGGGCAACCAAGCAATCCGAGGTCAATCTTCTGATGGATGAAGTTGAACGGGCTCAGACACGGCTTCTTAGTCTTGAGAGGGAGAAG GGACTCCTGCGCTCCAAATTACAGACAGCAAATGATGATACAGAAAATAAGAAAAG TGATGTAGATTCAACTAGCGTCCTTGAGAATTCTTTAATTGCTAAAGAAAAGATGATCGCTGAACTCAACATGGAACTTCACAATATTGAAACAACGTTGTCTAATGAAAGAGAAGAGCACCTGAACGAGATCAAGAAGTTGAATGCACTGCTCATTCAAAAG GACACTGCTCTTGAGGAGATGAAAAAAGAGCTTCAAGCAAGGCCAACAACTAAACTGGTTGATGATTTGCGTAAAAAGGTTAAAATTTTGCAG GCAGTGGGTTATAATTCGATTGAGGCTGAAGATTGGGAAGTAGCTACAAGCGGGGAAGAGATGAGCAAAATGGAGTCTCTTCTTCTGGATAAAAACCGGAAAATGGAGCATGAGCTCACACAGTTGAAG GTCAAACTTTCAGAGAAAGCATCCTTACTGGAAAAAGCTGATGGCAAGATAGCAGAACTTACAGTAAAGGTTAACGAACAACAAAAATTAATCCAGAAGTTGGAAGATGACATACTGAAG GGCTATGGTTCCAAGGATAAAAAAGGAACTTTATTTGATGACTGGGATCTTTCAGAGGCTAGGAGCACTGAGACGTCTGAG AATGTAGATCAAAAGCACGGTTCCTCGGACCAAGACCAAAGCTCAATGCTTAAGGTTATCTGTAATCAGAGAGATCGATTCAGGACACGCTTGAGAGAGACAGAAGAA gAAATAAGACATTTGAAGGAAAAGATAGGAGCATTAACAGTTGAACTGGAAAAGACGAAAGCTGATAATGTCAAACTCTATGGAAAGATTCGTTATGTTCAGGATTACAGTCTTGAAAAAGTAGTTTCTAGAGGATCAAAGAAG CCGGCAGAGGATCTTGAAAGCGGTTTTTCATCAGATGTTGAGTCCAAATACAAGAAGATATACGAGGATGATATAAATCCTTTTGCAGCCTTCTCGAAAAAG GAAAGGGATCAAAGGTACAAGGAGTTGGGTTTCAGGGATAGAATTACTCTTAGCAGCGGACGTTTTCTTCTTGGAAACAA GTATGCTCGGACTTTCGCATTTTTCTATACAATTGGGTTGCATATACTAGTGTTCACCTGCCTCTATCGAATGTCGGCTCTGAGCTATCTCAG CAATGGTCAGGAGGATGTAATTATTGGAGATAAACAACTGAACCTCCCACGTGCGATCTAG